The Pyrenophora tritici-repentis strain M4 chromosome Unknown M4_contig_00028, whole genome shotgun sequence genome contains the following window.
gatgttctacaaaggtcttccagattcggagttcccgttgtgcgtctccctttttcttcagcgggataacccagtttttccgcgtgtagctatcaataatttggaggaaccacctgtttcctcgtagagatgttggaaagggtccagcaatgtcaaactgtactaaggctagcttcgtggccttgtgctctcttagctgcttagggatgctgttcttcatctttgtcagggaacacacttcgcagatttcaatcttctctggaacttgaatcttcttctggagagttgtaacttcgtggagtttggcaatctttgtaggtcctaggtgtgcgaaacgtctgtgatacagcaggtatctctccttttcattaaccttaagctcgctcttaactggtgtatggggttccgtgcctaggaatgctgtctcgtggtatccatcggcaatgtgtgacactacgtagaggccgtcgtccatagttgctttaataatgatctcctttcctagtttgaagcatagtacgtgtgaattgaaacgacccttcaggcctgctgcgcaaattcttctccctgataacaaattgactccaaggttaggtacaagcagtacttctgacaaccatgtcgacgatccgtctttacacaccacttgagcttctcctttccagtctgcatataattctcccctccaacccgaactagtcttcgcttgatcttcatcattcgtctaaacaatgagggttggtcagacatgtgggaggaggcgccagtgtcggcagcccaagtagatggagaggccttaccgacaatgtcttttgagagacggcatgtctcaatttcctcgggttcagagtctgaggtctcggataattcatctgactctgaattgacttcttcggctccatatgctttgccagtctTTTTGTGAGAATTCCTTTGCTTGAGTGTCTTAATAGGCGgcttagatgatttcttagcgtcgtattccttaaggagctttcgagctctctcacgtcttggacagtctcgtacgccatgggctccgtcacaaaggaagcattggaccATAAACTTAGtaccagattcggagtcagacgatagtggtgagctcttgtgatttcggcgcttgtaaggcggaacatacttctccgtcttccggaatgctgggagagctttttcgtcggcgtcttgctggtctcgaacctccttctcttccagaaacttaagtttctgttcaaccgtaaggttaagttgggcgtttaaggtgtcaatcgtagtcttaaattctttcgggagtgatctaataagaacgagtagtagtgcagagtccttgtaagctccgttggtgtcagcgtctgctgctacgagtttgcgtcggtattcctttagcttttcccatgatccaacaatTGTGTTCCCAGGATTGaatgtgaacgtttgaattctggtcatgtaaatgttggcggttgtggcgtcagtttgggtgtacttcttttgtaggtaggcccagaactggaaggcagtgtcgtattcgtcaataagggcttggtcatcttcagtaagcgaccgaaacaagagatcgattgcagtggcttcatcttctaggtacttgtctcttttttcaatgttgacgcggatcttagtatgcttgtctgcttcagcaatttccaactcttccatagcctccgttAGTTCACCGGCTATTGCTATTTGGCAGTGCTGTACCAGGtttttctcgcagacatagaagactttcttccccttaagcttgaccttgtttcggcggaaccaagtatcgtggttttcagctgtaagttggggaatcttccattcttccttctctacagccatcttgtgtgttttgagttggtgagactattatgcgagcaaggtacgtggtatgatgctaagagtgtaggtgatgcgggcgatgcggg
Protein-coding sequences here:
- a CDS encoding UBN2 multi-domain protein, giving the protein MAVEKEEWKIPQLTAENHDTWFRRNKVKLKGKKVFYVCEKNLVQHCQIAIAGELTEAMEELEIAEADKHTKIRVNIEKRDKYLEDEATAIDLLFRSLTEDDQALIDEYDTAFQFWAYLQKKYTQTDATTANIYMTRIQTFTFNPGNTIVGSWEKLKEYRRKLVAADADTNGAYKDSALLLVLIRSLPKEFKTTIDTLNAQLNLTVEQKLKFLEEKEVRDQQDADEKALPAFRKTEKYVPPYKRRNHKSSPLSSDSESGTKFMVQCFLCDGAHGVRDCPRRERARKLLKEYDAKKSSKPPIKTLKQRNSHKKTGKAYGAEEVNSESDELSETSDSEPEEIETCRLSKDIVGKASPSTWAADTGASSHMSDQPSLFRRMMKIKRRLVRVGGENYMQTGKEKLKWCVKTDRRHGCQKYCLYLTLESICYQGEEFAQQA